The window TTCTCGGTCAGATGAAAAAGTGGCCTTCGACCACGGTCTGGCCTGATAGTCAACTGCCAGCATTAAATTGTCGAATGGGCGAAACACGGCACCAACCGAGAAAAACATGGGAATTTTAAGGTCGGTTTCGCTGTCATTCTTTTTAATTTTCAATGTGTACGGCAGCTTAAAATTTGCGCCAATCGAAAAATGATTAAAATGGGCAAGTGTCCCGATTTCGATGGACGCACCGGAATAATCTGTTTTCCCGCTGTTAGAGGATGTTTGACCGTTGCTCTCCCAGGAGCTTTCGTCGCTTCCGGTTAAAATATTGAACGTACCGCCAATCGAAAAATTAGGAATAAACTGCATCGCCACACTGGGAGAAATGCCCCAAACCCCGCCTTTTTCTTTATAGGTTGCTTTGTCTCCGGTTTCGGTGGATGTGTAGGTTGTTGTGTTGTTAAAATCAAACACATTCCGATAGGCCCCCCCTACTACCATGTTGCTGGTTCCCATGGAAAGCGGAAGCACAAAACTGGCAAAATTCAAATTAAAATCAGACGCGCGGTCAATTGTGAAGGTGGCTCCCTCGGTTGTTTCGCTGCCGGCGCTCACTCGGCCGATTACAGAGACTTCCGGCGCCATGAGTTGCGTGAGCCCCGCGGCATTCCAGGAAATGGCGGTTGCATCATCCGCAACACCGGTGAAGGCATATCCCATAGCCGATGCGCGGGCTCCGCTTCCGGTTGGATTTAAGCGGCTTTGCGCATGTGCAGAATAAGCAATCAGTGTAAAAAATGAAATAACTGTCATTATTCCGATTAATTTTCGCATGCGTTCTCCTTTATTTTTGGTTAGGTGATTTTCCAGTGTTTATTTTGTTAAGAATTTGTCGCCTACACTTATGACGCCCCCCGTGGTCGAAATCGGTTTGGCCACACTGTATTTTTCAAATGAATCGTTGACCAAAACCTCTCCGATAATATTGGTTTCGCGTCCCAAGACTTCCCCGGTTATCGGATGGCGAATTTCCTTGCCTTCCCTGTAAATAATGCATTTCATTCCGGGCCTCAGGCCGCTGTTTAATCCCTTATCCAGCATGATTTTCTGCCCGTTAACCTGAATGACAAACCCGTCTACCAGAGGCAAATCTTCCACAATGGCATTGGCCACGTTTTCCACGGTGTTTTTGACACTTTGCATATCCGAACTGCCGGAGTACCCGTCCCGGGCGGTAATGATCCGCGCCGATTCCGTATCAATGACGCGGGCGTCAATACTGACCGAGCCGTTCTGCGTCAGAACCACGCTTCCCATAACGATGGCATCCACCCCAATTCCTTTACCGATTTTGGCGGCGGTGGCGGCATCCAGAATTCCCGACATGCCCAGTTTTTGTTCTTCCAGAATCCTGTTAAGCTGGGCCCGCTCCATGACCTTAAATCGATTCTTGTTCACCAAAACGGTGGTCATTTTGTCCAGGACAATTTCTCCCAGGTCTTTGCTGGCCCCCTTATTTTCGAACGGAAGAACCGCTATTCCCATTCGCTCACCCACCAATTTGATGGTCTTATTCCCGACAATCAACTGTTCCCCCTTCTTTTTTGCCGCAGAAGACGGCTGAGAGGCGGGTTTCCGGGTCTGGGCAACCTGAGGAGAGGTTTTCTCCCCTCCAAGAGCCCTGTTTACCAGGTCCAAATATTTTGTTGCCCGAAGGGAAGGCGCCTGTCCAATGGATGTTCGCAATTGCTGCCGGGCCAACTTGTATTTTTTCAAATAATAATAGGCCACGCCGAGTTCCCGGTGAGGAAAATATTCTTCAAAATGCATTCCGTAGGTTCTCACCCGTTTGGAATCTTTCCCGTGGCCCCGTATGGCAATCAGGAAATGACCGGCCGCTTTTTGATACCGCCCGGAGGCCAGCGCCCGACGCCCAAGTTGATACTGTTTATACCAGAGAGATTGTCCCTGTGCCTGTGCAGCAATTATCCCAAAAATTAAAAAAACAAAAAGGAGCCGCTTCATAAAACTCTTCCTCCTTAAATTGGCGAACGGATTTGAATTGTGACGATTTGCATGGGTTCCCTGTTCAGGAACCGTCTGTTTGCGATAAAACGAAACAAACTTAGAAAGAAGATCCCAACCATTTGAAGGCAAAATACTTTCAGACAAAAAGATTTGTATATTATAATAGGCCAAAAATTGGAAATTGTCAAGAAAATAATAGTCCTAAAAGGAAAAAGAGGTGGCACAATCGCCACCTCTTTTGATTAGTGTATAAGGAAAACAGATCATCATTTGACTGTTTTTTCGGGAGGATAGGGCACGCTTTCGAGGCGCTTCACATTCACAGGTTGTTTGGCAATAGGCGCCGGTTCGCGTTTTTTCCCGAATTTGCGAGCCGTAATTTCCCGCTTTAACAACTGAATGGCAAACGCCGGATCCACACCTTTGGGACAGGCATCGGAACAGGCACCGGCAAAGTGACACCGCCAGGCGCCGTGTGTTTTATCCACAGAATCAATCCGTTCCATGAACCCATCGTCCCGCGTATCAATGGTGTAACGATAGGCTTGCGTTAAGGCCTGTGGTCCCGGAAACTCTTCATCTGTGGCCACCACCGGGCATGCCGCCATACAGGCTCCGCATTTGATACAGTAGGAGAATTGCAGATATTCCTCCAATTCATCAGGCGTCTGGTACAATTCGCCTTTGGGATTCTTCTGATCTTCCTTGTCCTTCCGAATAATGTACGGCTTCACCGCTTCATGATTCTGAATCAGCGGGGTTAAATCCGGTACAATATCCCGAAGAATCGGATAATTTGCCAGAGGTTTTATCACCACCTCGTCGGATTGTAATTCAGCAATAACCTGGGTTTGGCAGGCCAGCCGGGGCTTGCCATTGATATCCATTGCGCAGGAGCCACAGATACCCATTCGGCAGGATGCGCGGTACGAAACCGTACTATCCATATTCTCCTTGATATGCATCACGGCATCCAAAACCGTCCAGCCTTTTACCACGGGAACGGTGAAGGTGTCGAAATGCGGCTCTGTATTTACATCGGGATCGTAACGAAAGATTTTAAACACAATATCTTTCGTTTCAGCAAAGTTTGTTTTATAGCTTTCATTTGTTTCACTCATTCGTCAGTCCTCCTAAGCGTTCGCCATGGTGTAGCCAATAATAATTGCATAGGTACCATATACGGCCAGGCCGAAACCAAACAGGAAAATAACCCAGTTGACCACAGCTTGAGCTGTTTTTGACATGGAAATTTCCAGAATCATCGAACGCAATCCATAAAATCCATGGTACAATGCAAACCACATGAGTAATAAGTAAATGATCAGATAAGCAATCGTCTTGGCTCGGGCAAGCACATCCGCATAAGAGAGCACGTCACCGGCTGACATAATGCCAATCGCCTGCATGATCTTATCCAGATGCATGACACCAATATGGATGCCAAGAACAAAGATAATAACAATGCCCGCTA is drawn from Calditrichota bacterium and contains these coding sequences:
- a CDS encoding succinate dehydrogenase iron-sulfur subunit, producing the protein MSETNESYKTNFAETKDIVFKIFRYDPDVNTEPHFDTFTVPVVKGWTVLDAVMHIKENMDSTVSYRASCRMGICGSCAMDINGKPRLACQTQVIAELQSDEVVIKPLANYPILRDIVPDLTPLIQNHEAVKPYIIRKDKEDQKNPKGELYQTPDELEEYLQFSYCIKCGACMAACPVVATDEEFPGPQALTQAYRYTIDTRDDGFMERIDSVDKTHGAWRCHFAGACSDACPKGVDPAFAIQLLKREITARKFGKKREPAPIAKQPVNVKRLESVPYPPEKTVK